The following DNA comes from Halorhabdus tiamatea SARL4B.
GCGGCCTCGTCGTGGTCCTCGCCGTCGCACTGGCACTCCAGCCGGCGTTCGCAATCACGACAGTCGCTGCCCCTGCCCAAGCAGTCGAATCGCCCGTCGCCGACCAGCATCCGCCGGATCCCGACGCGGACGTCCTCGGGTGGGAGAACGACTACTGGTACAACGAGTCGGTCGCCGTCACGCCCGACGACGGCCTGAACGACTCCGAACTCGAAGCGGTCGTCGCCCGCGGGATGGCCCGCGTCGAGGAGATCCGTCGCCTGGAGTTCGAGGAGACACCGCCCGTGGAAGTCATCAGCCGGGAGAACTACACCGAACGCGTCGAAAACCGGACGGCGAACGTGACCACCGCCCAGCGCCGCCACCAGAACGTCAAGTACGAGGCACTGTTGATGGTCAACGAGTCGTCCGACGCGATCACGACCCAGGAGCGCAACCAGGCCGGTGGTGTGGGCGGGTTCTACGAACCCTCGACCGGCGAGATCAAGATCGTCTCGGAGAACACCTCGACGCCGAGGATGAACGAGATTACCCTCTCACAGGAACTGTTCCACGCCCTCCAGGACCAGCGGTTCAACATCTCGTCGTACAACCAGTCGACCCAGGAGCTGCACAACGCCAAAGACGGCATCATCGAGGGCGACGGCAACTACGTCGATCACCTCTACCAGGAGCGCTGTGAGGGCGAATGGGAGGGAGAGTGCATCATGCCAGAGGAGTCACAGACCCCGACCGACTTCAGTCCGCACATCGGGCTCTACCAGATCACGCTCCAGCCCTACAGCGACGGGCCGGCGTTCGTTCGAGATATCCACGAATCGGAGGGGTGGGACGCCGTGAACGCAATCTACGAGAACCCGCCGAACTCGACCGAGCAGACGATCCACACGGAGAAGTACGGTGAAGACGAGCCGACGCCGGTCTCGATCGAGGACAGTAGCGACGACCGCTGGCGACCGCTCGAGATGAACGGGAGCATCGA
Coding sequences within:
- a CDS encoding Hvo_1808 family surface protein, with the protein product MTARNRGLVVVLAVALALQPAFAITTVAAPAQAVESPVADQHPPDPDADVLGWENDYWYNESVAVTPDDGLNDSELEAVVARGMARVEEIRRLEFEETPPVEVISRENYTERVENRTANVTTAQRRHQNVKYEALLMVNESSDAITTQERNQAGGVGGFYEPSTGEIKIVSENTSTPRMNEITLSQELFHALQDQRFNISSYNQSTQELHNAKDGIIEGDGNYVDHLYQERCEGEWEGECIMPEESQTPTDFSPHIGLYQITLQPYSDGPAFVRDIHESEGWDAVNAIYENPPNSTEQTIHTEKYGEDEPTPVSIEDSSDDRWRPLEMNGSIDHASFGEAGLFVSLWYPGYESQLSTQIIPYREHLNLVGGNIAEFDPYNYNHTDTNGWDGDKLLPYVTDESSATNETGYVYRTVWDSPTDAKEFKNGYEQLLAFHGAESVDSHENVYRIPGSQEFNDAFYLNQDGETFTIVNAPSVAELSGVDDSAPAIEESTETTPDDGTTTTEADGETTTEDDSETETTESDGGATTEETDDSETTANPAETDDPAETTTTSGPGFVATGALIGLLAVALIALRRH